The Pedobacter roseus genome contains a region encoding:
- the hemF gene encoding oxygen-dependent coproporphyrinogen oxidase produces the protein MFKEEVAERYKQIQDEICRGLEIADGKGKFEEELWERSGGGGGRTRIMQNGAVIEKGGVNFSAVHGKLPEAVKKAFNVTEDDFFATGVSIVIHPNHPLVPIIHMNIRYFELNEETRWFGGGIDLTPHYVFENDARFFHHKLKQACDDFSTDFYPKFKTHADDYFFIKHREETRGIGGIFYDRLKPENTNLSWEQILDFSANVGETFLPIYTELIDRNRDKEFTEAHKEWQYQRRSRYVEFNLVYDSGTKFGLETNGRIESILMSLPPQANWGYNVQPEVNSEEYKTVQLLKKGINWV, from the coding sequence ATGTTTAAAGAAGAAGTAGCAGAGCGATATAAGCAAATTCAGGATGAAATTTGCCGTGGATTGGAAATTGCCGATGGCAAAGGAAAATTTGAAGAGGAACTTTGGGAGAGAAGCGGTGGGGGAGGCGGCCGTACCCGGATTATGCAAAATGGTGCGGTTATTGAAAAAGGTGGGGTTAATTTTTCTGCAGTACATGGCAAATTGCCCGAAGCTGTAAAAAAAGCTTTTAACGTTACCGAAGATGATTTTTTCGCAACCGGCGTTTCTATTGTGATCCATCCAAATCATCCTTTGGTGCCAATCATCCACATGAATATCCGTTATTTCGAATTAAATGAAGAAACCCGCTGGTTTGGTGGTGGTATCGATTTAACGCCGCATTATGTGTTCGAAAACGATGCCCGTTTTTTTCACCATAAATTAAAACAGGCCTGTGATGATTTCAGTACTGATTTTTACCCGAAATTTAAAACTCACGCCGATGATTATTTTTTCATTAAACACCGTGAAGAAACCCGTGGCATTGGTGGTATTTTTTATGACAGATTAAAGCCTGAGAATACCAATTTATCGTGGGAGCAGATTTTAGATTTCTCTGCGAATGTTGGCGAAACATTTTTACCGATTTATACTGAATTGATTGATCGAAACCGCGATAAAGAATTTACCGAAGCACACAAAGAATGGCAATACCAACGCCGTAGTCGTTATGTAGAGTTTAACCTGGTTTACGATTCGGGCACAAAATTCGGACTGGAAACCAACGGACGAATTGAATCTATTTTGATGAGTTTGCCACCTCAGGCGAACTGGGGTTATAATGTGCAACCTGAAGTTAATTCAGAAGAATATAAGACGGTGCAACTACTTAAAAAAGGAATTAACTGGGTTTAA
- a CDS encoding phosphoribosylpyrophosphate synthetase, producing the protein MHVYDTISGALTDLDSRGYNLDFNLTPDGLECKSIDLFLMPEEFEIEEVYRFEGMTDPADSAVVYAISSNVGNLKGVLVDGYGVYAENVSPELLNKLKIHHE; encoded by the coding sequence ATGCATGTTTACGATACGATTAGCGGCGCTTTAACAGATTTAGATAGTCGCGGTTACAATTTGGATTTCAATTTAACACCTGATGGTTTGGAGTGCAAATCAATTGATCTGTTCCTGATGCCTGAAGAATTTGAAATTGAGGAAGTTTACCGTTTTGAAGGGATGACCGATCCTGCCGATAGCGCCGTTGTATATGCCATCTCATCAAATGTTGGAAATTTAAAAGGGGTTTTGGTGGATGGCTATGGTGTATATGCCGAAAATGTATCGCCAGAGCTCTTGAATAAATTAAAAATCCATCACGAATAG
- a CDS encoding endonuclease V, with the protein MIKIALNALDMEENIFRPITFRFRQLSQFVSHTTNMYDHYSFEDAAAYQIELAKQLKFQPLNKIETIAGADISFNKNSSTMYAGIVILTYPGMVLKSFALETYETNFPYKPGFLGFKEVPALLKVWELIRDKPDVVVLDGNGILHPRRMGVASHFGILANQPTIGCAKSLLHGKNHIPENIKSMTSEIKNNANELLGFALRTKINCAPVYVSAGNLITADQSLKILKNCIGNYRIPEPTRMVHNIVNDFRIGKLKAGFHEVSTPLTLF; encoded by the coding sequence ATGATTAAAATAGCCTTAAATGCTTTGGATATGGAAGAAAATATATTTAGACCTATCACTTTTCGTTTTAGACAGTTGTCACAATTTGTTTCGCACACTACAAACATGTACGACCACTACAGCTTTGAAGATGCTGCTGCTTATCAGATTGAACTTGCCAAACAATTAAAGTTTCAGCCTCTGAATAAAATTGAAACGATTGCAGGCGCTGATATATCTTTCAATAAAAACAGCTCAACCATGTATGCCGGAATTGTTATACTCACGTATCCGGGTATGGTTTTGAAATCCTTCGCTTTAGAAACCTATGAAACCAATTTCCCTTACAAGCCAGGTTTCCTCGGCTTTAAAGAAGTTCCTGCATTGTTAAAGGTATGGGAGCTGATCAGGGATAAACCAGATGTTGTGGTGCTGGATGGCAACGGAATTTTGCATCCACGCCGAATGGGTGTTGCTTCGCATTTTGGAATTCTGGCAAATCAACCTACAATTGGCTGTGCCAAGAGTCTTTTACATGGAAAAAATCATATTCCGGAGAATATAAAGTCGATGACTTCAGAAATTAAAAATAACGCTAATGAACTGCTCGGCTTTGCGCTCAGAACAAAAATAAACTGCGCGCCGGTGTATGTATCTGCAGGTAATTTAATTACTGCAGATCAGAGTCTTAAAATACTTAAAAATTGCATAGGTAATTACCGCATTCCTGAACCAACCCGTATGGTGCACAACATTGTCAACGATTTCAGGATTGGCAAATTAAAAGCTGGTTTTCACGAGGTATCAACACCATTAACTTTGTTTTAG
- a CDS encoding MFS transporter: MDHQAKTNSRNVIFLVIVAALGYFVDIYDLVLFSVVRLKSFTDIGVSAEHMRTEGEYVINMQMFGLLLGGLLWGIIGDKFGRIKVLFGSILMYSLANIANGFATDVHTYAIIRFIAGIGLAGELGAGITLVTETMDKEKRGYGTMVVAGIGLLGAAAAATIGKHFTWQTSYFVGGGMGLLLLLLRVGTFESGMFKHAEQSSEVSKGNFFMLFSNRKRFLKYLACICLGLPLWFIVGILVTQSPEIGKALGAKELLNAGTGIMYTYFGIAIGDVVCGFLAQVLKSRRKTVLIFQSLSVITVIVYLTSTGLTESSFILICLFMGFAVGYWATFVTIAAEQFGTNIRSTVTTTAPNFVRGALIPITLVFEFFVHRYNIVSAGFIVMGIVTIIAMVSVVYLKESFNKDLNYLEN, encoded by the coding sequence ATGGATCATCAAGCAAAAACCAACAGCCGTAATGTAATTTTCTTAGTTATTGTAGCCGCTCTGGGCTATTTCGTTGACATTTACGATCTTGTTTTATTCTCCGTTGTACGTCTTAAAAGCTTTACTGATATAGGTGTTTCTGCTGAACACATGCGTACCGAAGGGGAGTATGTAATTAATATGCAGATGTTCGGTTTGTTGCTTGGAGGATTGCTTTGGGGCATTATAGGCGATAAATTTGGTCGGATTAAAGTGTTGTTTGGCTCTATCTTAATGTATTCGTTGGCCAATATAGCCAATGGTTTTGCAACTGATGTGCACACTTATGCCATTATCAGGTTTATAGCGGGCATTGGCCTGGCTGGAGAACTTGGAGCCGGAATTACTTTGGTTACCGAAACCATGGATAAAGAAAAACGTGGATACGGAACCATGGTTGTGGCGGGTATCGGATTATTGGGTGCAGCGGCTGCAGCTACGATTGGAAAACATTTTACCTGGCAAACTTCTTATTTTGTGGGTGGCGGAATGGGACTGTTGCTGTTACTTTTACGTGTTGGTACTTTCGAATCGGGAATGTTCAAACATGCTGAACAAAGCTCTGAAGTTTCGAAAGGCAATTTCTTTATGCTTTTTTCGAATAGAAAGCGATTTTTAAAATATCTGGCTTGTATCTGTTTAGGGCTTCCGCTTTGGTTCATTGTAGGGATTTTGGTTACCCAATCGCCAGAGATTGGAAAAGCACTTGGTGCAAAGGAACTGCTTAACGCGGGTACGGGCATTATGTATACCTATTTTGGTATCGCCATTGGCGATGTAGTTTGCGGCTTTTTGGCGCAGGTATTAAAGTCCCGCAGAAAAACAGTTCTTATTTTTCAAAGTCTTTCGGTAATTACAGTAATTGTGTATTTAACCAGTACAGGCTTAACCGAAAGCAGTTTTATTCTGATCTGTTTATTTATGGGTTTTGCAGTTGGCTATTGGGCAACATTTGTAACCATCGCCGCCGAACAATTCGGTACAAATATCAGGTCTACTGTAACTACAACAGCGCCAAATTTTGTCCGTGGTGCTTTAATTCCTATAACCTTAGTTTTCGAGTTTTTTGTTCACCGTTACAATATAGTTTCGGCCGGATTTATCGTAATGGGGATTGTAACGATAATTGCGATGGTTTCGGTGGTTTATTTAAAAGAAAGCTTTAACAAGGACCTTAATTATTTAGAAAATTAG
- a CDS encoding DUF4442 domain-containing protein gives MIISQNTLKWVMRFYPPLFFQRIWVQKFENEFRSCTVKLSKSFLNKNYNGSIFGGTIYAATDPFYALLFDQLMQRRGFKVRVWLKSASIQYLKPGRSTLYFTITVTDEMLNEAEHALKTVGKFVKAYPMEITNKNGELCATVMNEVYIRNLHQGETPRVAY, from the coding sequence ATGATTATTTCTCAAAACACCCTGAAATGGGTAATGCGCTTTTACCCGCCTTTGTTTTTTCAGCGCATTTGGGTTCAGAAATTTGAAAATGAATTTAGAAGCTGTACGGTCAAACTAAGTAAGAGTTTCCTGAATAAAAATTATAATGGCTCTATTTTTGGAGGAACTATTTATGCCGCAACCGATCCTTTTTATGCCTTATTGTTTGATCAATTGATGCAAAGGCGCGGATTTAAAGTGCGTGTTTGGCTAAAAAGTGCCTCTATACAATATTTAAAACCAGGCCGCTCTACCTTATATTTTACCATAACGGTAACTGACGAAATGCTGAATGAGGCTGAGCATGCTTTAAAAACCGTTGGGAAATTTGTAAAAGCCTATCCAATGGAAATTACCAACAAAAATGGAGAGTTGTGTGCTACCGTGATGAATGAAGTATATATCCGAAACCTGCACCAGGGCGAAACGCCGAGGGTTGCTTACTAA
- a CDS encoding PLDc N-terminal domain-containing protein produces the protein MLVNIYVILEISKFPYSKRRQKWMWTNVVLFLPFFGSLIYFLIGKKILGEN, from the coding sequence ATGTTGGTAAACATTTATGTCATATTAGAGATCTCAAAATTTCCGTATAGTAAAAGAAGGCAAAAATGGATGTGGACAAATGTGGTGTTGTTTTTGCCATTTTTTGGTTCTTTGATTTACTTTTTGATTGGAAAAAAAATTCTAGGAGAAAATTAA
- a CDS encoding AlbA family DNA-binding domain-containing protein — protein MPSIKSLILQGEGVMLDFKKTITSTEKIAKSLVAFANNKGGKLLIGVADDGSIKGVKSEEEEKYMILTSAHQFCKPAIEPHFEEIYVDDKLVLVVNIPESDTKPHYALDDQKKWWAYIRIDDKCVLASRIIVEVLKQEYKSNGVLISYSENEKKLLEYLEQNDKITLKEFSKLLRSSYRKAQKVLVNLILTNVIKSHTTEKEEYFTAVR, from the coding sequence ATGCCGAGTATTAAGAGTTTAATTTTGCAGGGCGAGGGTGTGATGCTCGATTTTAAGAAAACCATTACCAGTACCGAAAAAATTGCCAAAAGTTTAGTTGCTTTTGCCAATAATAAAGGTGGTAAGTTATTGATAGGCGTAGCCGATGATGGCTCGATTAAAGGCGTAAAATCGGAAGAAGAAGAAAAATACATGATTTTAACTTCTGCACACCAGTTTTGTAAACCTGCTATCGAACCACATTTTGAAGAAATTTATGTCGATGATAAACTGGTTTTAGTAGTAAATATTCCTGAAAGCGATACCAAACCCCATTACGCACTTGATGACCAGAAAAAATGGTGGGCCTACATCCGCATTGATGATAAATGTGTGCTCGCCAGCCGCATCATTGTTGAAGTATTGAAACAGGAATATAAAAGCAATGGTGTGCTTATCTCCTATTCTGAAAACGAAAAAAAGCTGCTCGAATACCTGGAGCAGAATGATAAAATAACCCTGAAAGAATTTAGCAAGCTGCTGCGAAGTTCTTATCGGAAAGCCCAAAAGGTTTTGGTTAATTTAATTTTAACCAATGTGATTAAATCGCATACTACCGAAAAGGAAGAGTATTTTACAGCGGTGAGGTAG